Proteins co-encoded in one Thamnophis elegans isolate rThaEle1 chromosome 1, rThaEle1.pri, whole genome shotgun sequence genomic window:
- the MDH1B gene encoding putative malate dehydrogenase 1B → MAKFVLAGRADCPYFAKAELLADYLVKNLPNFRIHKIVQHPDNWEKWLQEICNVNGWKHKRSPIIWRELLDRGGKGLLLGGFNEFLEHAQQYYNITSDMMTEEMLLIANENLQTCIEIEEEEKELKSLINPLHIWLNRACSPACYHLIPLLTNGEIFGMETEICLHLFDRSIFKDILWGIVMETQDLASPVLRSVTLHTELEEIFLDADIIILFDDILQETIPTLEHCIQQVTDQCKTYGPLIEQNAKSDVKIIVMGKTFINLKSLMLMTYAPSINPKNIITLAMLLESTAKAMVARKMQMHPAGIKNLIVWGNISGNSFIDLSKTELYRYDSAIWGPPSYFRPLLDVLFDREWMQIEFVASLSSLTSWGARGLGMASAHTISTVLRYWYQGTPPGEMISLGVLSEGQFGLPEEIVYSMPVRFENGSWVSCTEIEINEKTQSYLLILACDLIREKQVALGEVAELNPQRREIHAIYRDLPEEEEEEDIEVKDETEDNMEEEIEAEDD, encoded by the exons AAGTGGCTTCAGGAGATCTGTAATGTGAATGGCTGGAAACACAAACGTTCCCCAATTATTTGGAGAGAACTGTTGGACCGAGGTGGAAAAGGCCTTCTTCTAGGAGGATTCAATGAATTTCTAGAACATGCTCAG CAATACTATAACATCACATCAGATATGATGACTGAAGAGATGTTACTAATAGCTAATGAGAACTTGCAGACTTGCATAGAaattgaagaagaagagaaagaactaaaAAGTCTTATCAATCCCTTGCACATTTGGCTTAATAG GGCATGCAGTCCTGCCTGTTATCATCTGATCCCGTTATTAACGAATGGAGAAATATTTGGAATGGAAACTGAGATATGCCTTCATTTGTTTGACAGAAGTATTTTCAAAGACATTCTTTGGGGTATTGTTATGGAGACTCAAGATTTAGCATCCCCAGTCCTTCGTAGTGTCACTTTACATACTGAACTGGAGGAGATTTTCCTTGACGCCGACATTATCATTTTGTTTGATGACATCCTGCAGGAAACGATCCCGACACTTGAACACTGTATCCAACAAGTAACTGATCAATGTAAAACATATGGCCCTTTGATAGAGCAGAACGCCAAAAGCGATGTCAAAATTATTGTGATGGGGAAAACCTTTATCAACCTTAAGTCGTTAATGCTTATGACATATGCGCCCTCTATAAATCCTAAAAATATTATAACTCTTGCCATGCTGTTGGAAAGTACAGCCAAAGCTATGGTAGCACGAAAAATGCAAATGCACCCAGCAG GAATAAAAAACCTCATTGTTTGGGGGAACATCAGTGGCAATAGCTTCATTGATCTGAGTAAAACAGAGCTATATAGATATGACAGTGCCATCTGGGGCCCACCGAGTTATTTTCGTCCTTTGTTGGATGTGCTATTTGATCG GGAATGGATGCAAATTGAATTTGTGGCTTCACTGAGTTCGTTAACTTCTTGGGGAGCCCGTGGTTTAGGAATGGCATCTGCACATACAATCTCTACTGTGCTGAGATACTGGTACCAAGGAACCCCTCCTGGAGAAATGATCTCCCTGGGGGTACTTAGTGAAG GTCAATTTGGTCTGCCTGAGGAGATTGTCTATTCAATGCCCGTAAGGTTTGAGAACGGCAGCTGGGTGAGCTGTACAGAAATAGAAATTAATGAAAAAACTCAATCATATCTTCTAATCCTGGCCTGTGATCTCATTCGg GAAAAACAAGTTGCCTTAGGTGAAGTAGCAGAACTGAATCCACAGAGAAGAG aGATCCATGCAATATATCGTGATctaccagaagaagaagaagaagaagacattgAAGTAAAGGATG AAACAGAAGATAACATGGAGGAAGAAATCGAAGCTGAAGATGATTAA